From the genome of Gracilibacillus salitolerans, one region includes:
- a CDS encoding aminoglycoside phosphotransferase family protein — translation MDRIKQVLKYYYNIEVTNIQSQQGGWASLAYKVSNEKHSYFLKVYEKSRASTPKLTERIDAYVPIINWLYRNSDLKESISVLLLTTEGNYKCEDDEGVYLLYDFIEGTTIGDRVLTEKQIQQLSEIIAHLHLYGEEISVKTESIKEDFSVPFLEFFKEILNSNNEHMAIDIREIVSCYKTQINRLVRIVEKLAESLQLSDLRMALCHTDLHYWNLMESQDKLIIIDWEGLKLAPVEADLMFLMDKPYFNTFLKIYQDTHENFELNHEALHFYQGRRKLEDIGEFLEQLIFDSLSEQERMNTIDYLDEELRSISL, via the coding sequence ATGGATAGGATAAAACAGGTTTTGAAGTATTATTACAACATAGAGGTAACAAATATACAGTCACAACAGGGTGGTTGGGCATCACTGGCCTATAAAGTATCCAATGAGAAACATAGCTATTTCCTAAAGGTATACGAAAAAAGCCGAGCATCTACACCGAAATTGACAGAACGTATAGACGCATATGTTCCGATAATAAATTGGCTTTATCGTAACAGTGATCTGAAAGAGAGTATTTCCGTACTGTTATTAACTACAGAAGGAAATTATAAATGTGAAGATGACGAGGGGGTTTACTTGCTATATGACTTTATAGAAGGAACGACAATAGGAGATCGGGTGTTAACAGAGAAGCAGATTCAACAACTATCTGAAATTATTGCCCACCTTCATTTATATGGCGAGGAAATCTCAGTAAAAACAGAATCTATTAAAGAAGACTTTTCTGTCCCGTTTTTAGAATTTTTTAAAGAGATTTTAAATAGTAATAATGAACATATGGCAATTGATATCCGAGAGATAGTGAGTTGTTATAAGACTCAAATAAATAGACTCGTTCGTATAGTAGAAAAACTGGCAGAATCTTTGCAACTTAGTGATCTCAGAATGGCTCTATGTCACACTGATCTTCATTATTGGAATCTGATGGAATCTCAGGACAAATTAATCATAATAGACTGGGAAGGATTAAAACTAGCACCAGTCGAAGCAGATTTAATGTTTTTGATGGATAAGCCATACTTTAATACTTTTTTAAAAATCTATCAGGATACACATGAAAATTTTGAGCTCAATCATGAAGCTTTACATTTTTATCAGGGAAGAAGAAAGCTGGAAGACATAGGAGAATTCCTTGAGCAACTTATATTTGATTCGTTATCTGAACAGGAAAGAATGAATACTATAGATTATTTGGATGAAGAGTTAAGGTCCATAAGCCTATGA
- a CDS encoding class I SAM-dependent methyltransferase, whose translation MNRIELIRNEEKKYHDYCYDNYKLFEKGFWLYKPVKTVMESIASLEGKGHLNVLDLGAGVGRNSIPIAEKIKGKGGKVVCVDLLDSAIEKLIEYSKKFDVEDIIEIEKADIGKYSIKEDEYDLIVAVSSLEHVSAENILDSVLNQMAQGTKKGGINCIIINSEVEEIEIESNKQLDAFMEINLTTDQMIDKLKNNYKGWEVVKQLVRPLEYQIVRNENPVLLKSKAITFVVQKNSKEF comes from the coding sequence TTGAACAGAATAGAATTAATTCGCAATGAAGAAAAGAAGTACCATGACTATTGCTATGATAATTATAAATTATTTGAAAAGGGCTTCTGGTTATATAAACCTGTTAAGACAGTAATGGAGTCAATAGCATCACTTGAAGGTAAAGGACATCTTAATGTTTTGGATTTAGGTGCAGGTGTAGGAAGAAATAGTATTCCAATTGCTGAAAAAATCAAAGGCAAAGGTGGGAAAGTTGTCTGTGTTGATTTACTAGATTCGGCAATAGAGAAATTAATAGAATACAGTAAGAAATTTGATGTGGAAGATATTATTGAAATAGAAAAAGCTGATATAGGCAAGTATTCCATAAAAGAAGATGAATATGATTTGATTGTTGCGGTATCAAGCTTAGAGCATGTTAGTGCTGAGAATATCCTAGATAGCGTTCTTAATCAGATGGCTCAAGGCACTAAAAAAGGTGGTATAAATTGCATTATCATCAATTCCGAGGTAGAAGAGATTGAAATTGAATCCAATAAGCAACTTGATGCATTTATGGAGATCAATCTTACAACAGACCAAATGATCGATAAGTTAAAAAACAATTATAAGGGGTGGGAGGTCGTCAAACAGTTAGTAAGACCATTGGAATATCAGATTGTACGTAATGAGAACCCCGTTTTATTAAAATCGAAAGCAATCACATTTGTGGTACAGAAAAATAGTAAGGAATTTTAA
- a CDS encoding SDR family oxidoreductase: MSQFQNKVALITGASSGKDVGTAICRKLASEGIDIFFTHWKSNADWIEKFQQEIRKMGVRCENLKIDLSYANAAFELIDTVTDKLSLPSILVNNAAHSTRDGYLQLDAKTLDDHYVVNMRSTFLLCVQFARLFEKSNLSTGRIINMTSGQDLGPMTGELAYIATKGAISSFTRSLSQELAPLGITVNAVNPGPTDSTWMTDEIRNSLLPKFPRGRIGTPEDVARVIRFLASEEAEWITGQIINSEGGFIRG, translated from the coding sequence GTGAGTCAGTTTCAAAATAAAGTTGCACTAATTACAGGAGCCAGTAGCGGTAAGGATGTAGGGACAGCTATTTGTCGAAAGCTAGCTTCAGAAGGTATTGATATTTTCTTTACGCATTGGAAGTCAAATGCTGATTGGATAGAAAAGTTTCAACAAGAGATCAGGAAAATGGGAGTTCGTTGCGAAAACTTGAAAATAGATCTATCTTATGCAAATGCTGCCTTTGAATTAATCGATACGGTTACTGATAAGCTTAGTTTACCATCGATATTGGTTAACAATGCAGCCCATTCGACAAGAGATGGCTATTTACAGTTAGATGCCAAAACACTTGACGATCATTATGTAGTTAATATGAGATCAACCTTTCTCCTTTGTGTCCAATTTGCTCGTCTTTTTGAAAAATCAAACTTAAGTACAGGGAGAATAATAAATATGACCTCTGGGCAAGATCTTGGCCCTATGACTGGAGAGTTGGCGTATATAGCAACTAAAGGGGCCATTTCAAGCTTTACCAGATCATTGTCACAAGAACTTGCCCCATTAGGAATCACGGTTAACGCCGTAAACCCAGGGCCAACTGATTCAACTTGGATGACGGATGAAATAAGAAATTCACTTTTACCTAAGTTTCCAAGGGGACGAATCGGTACACCAGAAGATGTGGCACGTGTCATCAGATTTCTAGCAAGTGAAGAGGCTGAATGGATAACGGGGCAAATTATCAATTCTGAAGGCGGATTTATTAGAGGTTAA
- a CDS encoding oligogalacturonate lyase family protein, translating into MSKSTVWPAERKTYKDRFSGLTITQLTDYTGHSHHLYFTENGWYDNGNKILFCSDRENKTNLFSMNVSTGEIVQLTDHDTTYGSLSACLHPNEQIAYFRKEYQIIEIDLITLKERVIFEGDKSLVGGNINCTADGKYIITCLHEDCKEKFAIDLKNGYVGHRELMEAKPYSQILKIAIEDGQSTIVFEEHNFITHINTSPKHKNLITFCHEGPWQLVDHRIWGLDLNTSETWKIRERKESYEMVGHEYWYPDGENIGYHGFRADGTAFFGKIRYDNKNMEEVEFTFRNWHAHSHGFSKVVIDGRAPLDKLIVWEQVDGTFSNPKILCEHRCSFHVQKVHAHPRFSPDGTKLLFTSDKNGYGNLYLVDLPENFESLPDFHTKN; encoded by the coding sequence ATGTCCAAAAGTACAGTATGGCCGGCAGAACGAAAAACATACAAAGATCGATTTTCAGGATTGACCATTACTCAACTAACAGATTATACGGGACACAGTCATCATTTATATTTTACAGAAAACGGTTGGTATGATAATGGCAATAAGATACTGTTTTGTTCAGATAGGGAGAATAAAACCAATCTATTTAGTATGAATGTTTCCACCGGAGAAATTGTACAATTGACTGATCATGATACGACATATGGGAGTTTATCCGCTTGCTTACATCCGAATGAACAAATCGCTTACTTCAGAAAAGAATACCAAATTATCGAAATTGATTTAATAACATTGAAAGAAAGAGTGATCTTTGAAGGAGATAAATCGCTTGTTGGAGGCAATATTAACTGTACTGCGGATGGCAAATATATTATTACATGCTTACATGAGGATTGTAAAGAAAAATTCGCAATAGATTTAAAGAATGGCTACGTGGGGCACCGTGAATTAATGGAGGCAAAACCATACTCTCAAATTCTTAAAATAGCCATTGAAGATGGTCAGTCAACCATAGTATTCGAGGAGCATAACTTTATCACCCACATCAACACGTCACCTAAACATAAAAACCTGATCACATTCTGTCATGAAGGACCATGGCAGCTTGTCGACCATCGTATATGGGGACTTGATTTGAATACCAGTGAAACATGGAAAATTCGCGAGAGAAAAGAGTCTTATGAGATGGTTGGACACGAGTACTGGTATCCAGATGGAGAAAATATTGGATATCATGGTTTTCGAGCGGATGGAACAGCTTTTTTCGGGAAGATCCGCTACGACAATAAGAATATGGAAGAGGTAGAGTTTACATTCCGCAATTGGCATGCACATTCTCATGGTTTTTCAAAGGTTGTAATAGATGGAAGAGCCCCGCTTGATAAGTTAATTGTCTGGGAACAGGTTGATGGTACGTTTTCTAACCCAAAAATATTATGTGAACATCGTTGCAGTTTCCATGTGCAAAAAGTACATGCCCACCCTCGATTTAGCCCGGATGGCACGAAATTATTGTTTACAAGTGATAAAAATGGCTACGGAAATTTGTATTTAGTTGATTTGCCGGAGAATTTTGAGAGTTTACCGGATTTTCACACAAAGAATTAA
- a CDS encoding ABC transporter permease, whose product MIDLMKFEIKRNKIRTFVLASIFISIAMMGFIYLFAYAPQLEPNDPDLLLFSSYNNIVTLYGAVSMTAFCTLASVMYSRFIIDEYTGDRLILLFSYPLNRKKILLVKFSVVIIFIFLSIVICNLIVFSIFGITELIHPLVEETITIKYIVDTGITTAIMAVLAASISIIATGVGFIKKSIPATIISAIILSSLFCNIVAGSLENQSLMIIPVVIAAIVGTIVIIMLMQKVDQMEVE is encoded by the coding sequence ATGATTGATTTAATGAAATTCGAAATCAAAAGAAACAAAATTCGTACTTTTGTCCTTGCTAGTATCTTTATATCGATTGCAATGATGGGGTTTATTTATCTATTTGCATATGCTCCGCAACTTGAACCGAATGATCCTGACTTATTGCTTTTCTCTAGTTATAATAATATTGTGACGTTATACGGAGCTGTTAGCATGACCGCTTTTTGTACTCTTGCTTCTGTTATGTATTCACGTTTTATAATCGATGAATACACAGGGGACCGCTTAATATTACTTTTCTCTTATCCTCTCAATCGAAAAAAGATATTACTAGTCAAGTTTAGTGTTGTTATTATATTCATCTTTCTCTCCATAGTAATATGTAATCTCATCGTATTTTCAATATTTGGCATCACTGAATTAATTCACCCCTTGGTAGAAGAGACGATAACAATTAAATATATAGTAGATACCGGTATAACAACGGCTATTATGGCTGTTTTAGCGGCATCGATAAGTATCATAGCGACTGGAGTAGGATTCATAAAAAAATCAATACCGGCTACTATTATATCTGCTATTATTTTGTCATCTTTGTTCTGTAATATTGTTGCTGGTTCACTAGAAAATCAATCTTTAATGATTATACCGGTTGTCATTGCAGCAATTGTTGGAACAATCGTAATAATCATGCTTATGCAAAAAGTTGACCAGATGGAGGTGGAATAA